The genomic DNA GGCGAACAGCACCGGTGCGCCGAGCCGTCCGGCGGCGGCCGCGGCCGTCAGACCGTCGGGCAGGTTGCCGTCCCCCATCGGACCGCGGACGACGAACACCGTGTCGGAGCGGCGGGCGGCGGCCAGCTGGTCGGCGACCGCCGTGACATCCCCGAGCGCGACCGGCTTGTACCCCTGGGACCGCACGTCTGCCGAGCAGCCGGCCACGGCCGCACCGACCAGCGCGACAGTCGCTCCTGGGCGCGCCACGCGTCGCAGTTCCGTCCCGACGGAACCGGCCGTGCAGCTAGCGTCGCCCAGCAGGAGCGGGGCGTCGATGGCGCCCGCGTACGCCGCTGCGGCGACCGGCAGGGCCGATCCACCGAAGCCGTCGGCCAACACGACGGTCGCGGCAGCGTTGGCACCGGGGCGGGTGGCGTACACCGTGCGGGCTGCCGTCTCGGTGCGGGTCGGGCCGGCCACACGCGGCAAGGTCGAGTACAGGTAGCGGACAGCGTTGTGGTCGGCTGCGGTCATCGACTCGCACGAATCGTGGCGGGCCGACATGATCCGGCACGACGCGTCGATGTGGCCCAGTCCCAGCAGGTGACCGAGCTCGTGGCGGAGCGTCGACGCGGTCTTGCCCGGGCTGTTCAGCAGGCGTGAGCAGACCCCGATGTCGCCGTCGACCGTGTAGCTGCCGGTGGTCCCGTACCGACGCTCGGCGCGGATGCCGTTGAGGTAGCCCCAGGCCAACTCGTCGCCCTGGCAGCGGCCGTCGAGGAAGATCCGGTGCACGCCGTCGTTCTGGGCGCTGCGCGCGCCGGTGCTCACAACACCGGCGACGCGTGCGCCGAAGCGCGAGCCGGGGATGCCGTTCCAGCCTTCGATGCCCTGACGGATCCGGTCGAGGCCGAGGCGATCGGCGACCTCGCTCTCGACCACCATGCTCAGCGGCAGCTGTTCGGCCGGGATCACCGCTGTGGTGACGACCCCGTCGGACCAGGGGACGTCGGTGGTGACGAACTCGGCGTTGTGCGTGCGCGCGGGCGGTGTCCAGCGGTCGAGCGTCGGTGCCGCCAGCGCGGGCACAGCGGCGACGGCGATGGTGCTGGACGTCGCGGCCGCGACGATGACGCTGCGGCCGAGACGACGGATCAGCTTCGTGCGAGGGGTGCTGTCGGTGCGGACGGTTGTGGGGACGGTTGTGGTTTGCATCGATCTCTCCGGTCGTGGGCTGACGACCGGAGACGTCGTCGTGGGCGGCGCGCCCTGGCAGACGCACGTTGCTCAACTGGGGACTAGGCAAGTTGGACTAGCCCGAGGTAGACCGGGGGCGCGCGCTGCTCCCGGGCGGGGGAGGAGCACACGCGTTCGCGCGTGATCGGCCCGGCGGATGCCGTGAACGGTACGATCCGGACCGATGGGCATGATCCGGGTGATGATCGTCGAGGACCACGTGATGGTCGCCCAGGGCATGACCGAGGTCCTGGGGGCCGAGGACGACATCGAGGTCGTCGGACACGTTCGGACGGTGGCGGAGGCGCGCGTCGCGGCGATCCGTCACCGACCCGACGTCGTGCTGATGGACTACCGCCTACCCGACGGGGACGGCGCCGACGCCGCCGCCCACATCAGACGGGACCTGCCGGGTACGTCGGTCGTCATGGTCACCGCCTCGGCCCACGACAGCGTCCTGGCCGCTGCGGTCGAGGCCGGCTGCTCCGGCTACGTCACCAAGGACATGGCGGCCGAGGACGTCGTGACGGCCGTCCGGGCCGCCCACGCCGGACAGGCCACGATCCCCCCGTCACTGCTGGCCAGGCTGCTTCCGCGGCTGCAGACCACCCGCCGCGGTCCGGCGGCCCTGAGCCCACGAGAACTGGAGGTCCTGCGGCTGGTGGCGTCGGGGTGGTCGACACGGGACATCGCCGAACAGCTCTTCGTCAGCGTGAGCACGGTCCGCAACCACATCCAGAGCACCCTCAGGAAGCTCGAGGCCCACTCGAAGCTGGAGGCGGTGGCCACCGCCGTCCGAGAGGGCATCATTCACCCCCCCGGCACCTAAGGCATGCTCGGGCCAGCGGCGAGAAGCTCATCGAGCACGGCCGGGGAGGCCAGCAGGTTGCCCTGGCCGTAGCCCACCCCCAGGTCGTGCAAGGTCCGCAGCTGGGCATCCAGCTCGATCCCCTCCGCAACGATCGATGCGTCCGTCTCCGCCGCGAACGAGACGATCGCGCGCGCCAAGGCCCGGCGGGCCCGGTCGGTGTGAACCTCCCGCGTCAGCGCGACGTCGAGCTTGATCATGTCGGGTGCCAGCTGGACCAGGTGGCGGAGGCTCGCGAACCCCGCTCCCGCGTCGTCGAGCGCGACCCGGACGCCCACGGATCGCAACGGCTCGAGCTCACGGTTGAGACGGTCCTGGTCGAACACACGGGTCCGCTCGGTGATCTCCACGACCGTGCGCTGCGGCGTGGCGCCAAGGACAGCTGCGTGGAAGTCTTCGTTGGCGGCGGTACTCGGTGAGGCGTTCACGGCGAGGAACGTCCCGCCCGGCAGCCTCGGTTGGGCAGCGAGAGCCACTCGGGCGGCGAGGAGCTCCAAGTCCAGTTGGAGCCCGACGGAGCGTGCCTCGGCGAACCAGGCGGCTGGTCCGCGTCGCGGTTCCTGAGGGAAGCGGGCGAACGCCTCGTATCCGGCCACGGTCCGCGCTCCGAAGTCGAAGATCGGTTGGAAAGCCAACTCCACCCTCCGGCTGATCAGGATCTCCCGGATCCGCTGCTCCCTCTCCCGCCGTTGCCGGCTGGCACGGTGGTTCTGTTCCAGGTGGGCGGTGAACTCGCCCATGAACTGCGCAGCGACCTGGTGCGGAAGGATGATCAGCCCCTCGGCCGCGCGGCGCAGACCGGCGAGGATCTCATCGTTGGATGCCCCCTTGACCAGGTACCCCACCACCCCGGCACGGAGCATCTCCACGATCGAGAGGCGGTCCTGGTGCGCCGAGAACGCAACCATCCGCGTGCCAGGCGAGACCGCCCGGATCCCGCCGGCCGCTGCCACGCCTGAGCCAGGCATCTTGACGTCGAGGACGGCCACGTCGGGCTGCTCGTCGCGCGCAGCGGCAACCGCAGCGTCCGCGTCCCCGACGGCGGCCACCACCTCGAAGCCGCCGTCGTCGAAGAGCAGCTCAAGCAGCGCCGCTCGGACCGAGACCTGGTCATCCGCGACGAGGATCCTGGTCCGTGACGCCGTCACACAGCCGTCCCCGGGATCCAGACATCGACGGTGGTCCCCGCCCCCGGGCGGCTCTCGATGCGGCAGGTCCCGCCCGCGAGTTCCGTCCGGTGGCGGATCGACGACAGACCGAGGTGCCCGGGACGCGACCCTTCCTGCGCTGCGACATCGAAACCCACGCCGTCGTCTCCGATCCGGATGGCGTAGCCATGGTCGCGTTCGGTCAGCGAGACGTGGACGCGCGACGCGCCAGCGTGCTTGGCGACGTTGAACAGG from Actinomycetota bacterium includes the following:
- a CDS encoding EAL domain-containing protein, which encodes MTASRTRILVADDQVSVRAALLELLFDDGGFEVVAAVGDADAAVAAARDEQPDVAVLDVKMPGSGVAAAGGIRAVSPGTRMVAFSAHQDRLSIVEMLRAGVVGYLVKGASNDEILAGLRRAAEGLIILPHQVAAQFMGEFTAHLEQNHRASRQRREREQRIREILISRRVELAFQPIFDFGARTVAGYEAFARFPQEPRRGPAAWFAEARSVGLQLDLELLAARVALAAQPRLPGGTFLAVNASPSTAANEDFHAAVLGATPQRTVVEITERTRVFDQDRLNRELEPLRSVGVRVALDDAGAGFASLRHLVQLAPDMIKLDVALTREVHTDRARRALARAIVSFAAETDASIVAEGIELDAQLRTLHDLGVGYGQGNLLASPAVLDELLAAGPSMP
- a CDS encoding response regulator transcription factor, with the protein product MGMIRVMIVEDHVMVAQGMTEVLGAEDDIEVVGHVRTVAEARVAAIRHRPDVVLMDYRLPDGDGADAAAHIRRDLPGTSVVMVTASAHDSVLAAAVEAGCSGYVTKDMAAEDVVTAVRAAHAGQATIPPSLLARLLPRLQTTRRGPAALSPRELEVLRLVASGWSTRDIAEQLFVSVSTVRNHIQSTLRKLEAHSKLEAVATAVREGIIHPPGT